From Acidipropionibacterium acidipropionici, one genomic window encodes:
- a CDS encoding heavy metal translocating P-type ATPase — protein MTGDTGSAVALQISGMTCSACATQIEKRLSSLDGVTATVNYATERATVTGMTSSEAIDAVRRTGYSAARAGDVDPAALAASRITGLRRRLIVATLLTLPLMDVGLVLALAPGLRFPGWDWMLVILALPVVAWCAWPFHRAMWANLRHGITSMDTLVSLGVLASFGWTVISMLVAPADAEGYWLGYGITPAGADTLYLDVAAGVTCFLLAGRYFEAKAKRTARSVLDALGQLAATSARLLVDGVETTVPVSRLREGDLFVVLASETVPADGAVTQGTSSVDSSMMTGEPVPVDVSAGDRVTGGTVNLTGRIVVRATAVGEESQLAQMAAMADQAQARKANVSRLVDRVVGVFVPVVLGIVVVTVAGWWIGGGGLRYALSAGLSVLVIACPCALGLATPTAMMVGVGRGGRLGILIKGPDALEATGRVDTVVLDKTGTVTTGRMRVVERTCVDGADIDPIHGLAASLESASTHPIAAALVESCPVPVPACSDVRTVSGGGLRGTVEGRAVVLGSPRFLGDEGLLLPPDLLRAVEDGASAAMTPVVVGVDGQAAAVLSLADTIRPEAPQVVAELSRMGLRTVLLSGDSQTAARKVGDRLGCDEVLAEVMPAHKAEVIEGLRAEGHRVAMVGDGINDAAALAAADLGLALVTGTDIAMRSADIICVRHHLGVVPDAIRLARRTRRIIRGNLVWAFAYNIAAIPIAAAGLLNPLISGLAMSLSSLLVVTNSLRLRNFE, from the coding sequence ATGACCGGGGACACCGGCTCGGCCGTGGCCCTGCAGATCAGCGGCATGACCTGCTCGGCCTGCGCCACCCAGATCGAGAAGCGGCTGTCGAGCCTCGACGGGGTCACCGCCACCGTCAACTACGCCACCGAGCGGGCGACGGTGACCGGGATGACCAGCTCCGAGGCCATCGACGCCGTCCGCAGGACCGGCTACTCGGCCGCCCGGGCGGGCGACGTCGACCCGGCCGCGCTGGCCGCCTCCCGGATCACGGGCCTGCGGCGTCGCCTCATCGTGGCGACCCTGCTCACCCTCCCGCTGATGGACGTCGGCCTGGTCCTGGCGCTGGCACCCGGGCTGCGCTTCCCCGGATGGGACTGGATGCTGGTGATCCTGGCGCTGCCGGTCGTCGCCTGGTGCGCCTGGCCCTTCCATCGGGCCATGTGGGCCAATCTGCGTCACGGCATCACCTCGATGGACACCCTGGTGTCCCTGGGGGTGCTGGCCTCCTTCGGCTGGACGGTCATCTCGATGCTCGTCGCCCCTGCCGACGCCGAGGGCTACTGGCTGGGCTACGGCATCACCCCGGCCGGCGCCGACACCCTGTATCTGGATGTCGCCGCCGGGGTCACCTGCTTCCTGCTGGCCGGGCGCTATTTCGAGGCGAAGGCGAAACGGACCGCCCGGTCGGTCCTCGACGCCCTGGGCCAGCTCGCGGCGACCAGCGCCCGGCTGCTCGTCGACGGCGTCGAGACCACCGTCCCGGTCTCCCGGCTGCGGGAGGGCGACCTCTTCGTGGTCCTGGCCTCGGAGACCGTCCCCGCCGACGGGGCGGTGACGCAGGGCACCTCCAGCGTCGACTCGTCGATGATGACCGGCGAGCCGGTGCCGGTCGACGTGTCGGCCGGCGACCGCGTCACCGGGGGAACCGTGAATCTCACGGGGCGCATCGTGGTGCGCGCCACCGCGGTGGGCGAGGAATCCCAGCTGGCGCAGATGGCGGCCATGGCGGATCAGGCTCAGGCCCGCAAGGCCAACGTGTCCCGGCTCGTCGACAGGGTCGTCGGGGTCTTCGTGCCGGTGGTGCTGGGCATCGTCGTGGTCACCGTGGCGGGCTGGTGGATCGGCGGGGGCGGTCTGCGCTATGCCCTGTCGGCCGGGCTGTCGGTGCTCGTCATCGCCTGTCCCTGCGCCCTGGGGTTGGCGACGCCGACCGCCATGATGGTCGGCGTGGGCCGGGGCGGGCGTCTCGGGATCCTCATCAAGGGGCCCGACGCGCTGGAGGCCACCGGCCGGGTCGACACCGTCGTGCTGGACAAGACCGGCACGGTCACCACCGGACGGATGCGCGTCGTCGAGCGGACCTGCGTCGACGGTGCCGACATCGACCCCATCCACGGGCTGGCGGCGTCGCTGGAGTCGGCGTCCACCCACCCGATCGCGGCGGCCTTGGTCGAATCCTGCCCCGTCCCGGTACCCGCCTGCTCCGACGTGCGGACCGTCTCCGGCGGGGGCCTGAGGGGCACGGTGGAGGGCCGCGCGGTGGTCCTCGGCAGTCCCCGGTTCCTCGGCGACGAGGGCCTGTTGCTGCCGCCGGATCTGCTTCGGGCCGTCGAGGACGGCGCATCGGCGGCGATGACGCCGGTGGTGGTGGGGGTCGACGGCCAGGCGGCCGCCGTGCTCAGCCTGGCCGACACCATCCGACCCGAGGCACCCCAGGTGGTGGCCGAGCTGTCCCGGATGGGCCTGCGGACGGTTCTGCTCAGCGGCGACTCGCAGACCGCCGCCCGGAAGGTCGGGGATCGGCTGGGCTGCGACGAGGTGCTGGCCGAGGTGATGCCGGCCCACAAGGCCGAGGTGATCGAGGGCCTGCGCGCCGAGGGCCACCGGGTCGCGATGGTCGGCGACGGCATCAATGACGCCGCCGCCCTGGCGGCCGCCGATCTGGGGCTGGCGCTGGTCACCGGCACCGACATCGCGATGCGCAGCGCCGACATCATCTGCGTGCGCCACCACCTGGGCGTGGTGCCCGACGCCATCCGGCTGGCCAGGCGGACCCGGCGGATCATCCGCGGCAATCTCGTGTGGGCCTTCGCCTACAACATCGCCGCCATCCCGATCGCCGCGGCAGGGCTGCTGAACCCCCTCATCTCGGGGCTGGCGATGAGCCTGTCCAGCCTCCTGGTCGTCACCAACTCCCTGAGGCTCCGCAATTTCGAATAG